CAATTGTTTTAATTACGATTGGATGGTCTAAACATAAAAAGCAAGTTAAAAGCGAATCTAAGTTTAAAACCTTTTCAATATTTTACGGTCTAGGACTCTTATTTATCTTATCTAGAATCCCTTGGTCTAACTGGTTTTAATAGTTGAAAATTTTATTCCCGCTTTAGGCGGGAATCTTACTTTTAGAGAAAATGAAAATAATAAGTTACATACTATCTACACTTTTTGCGATAGTATTTTTTATCATATTACTTGTATTTCATCCAATACAATGGATTGGATTAAAGCTTGGAGGTCAAGAATTACATCAGAAAGTAGTAAATGTAATGAACTGGTTTTTGGTAAAATCATTATTAATTTTAGGTGTTCCAGTTCGTGTAGAAAACAATTATGATATTCCTAAAAATCAAACCGTAATTTTTGTTTCGAATCATCAAAGCATGTTCGATATTCCACCGATTATTTGGTATTTCAGAAAACACTGTCCAAAGTTTGTTTCTAAAATTGAATTAGGAAAAGGTATACCAAGTATATCATTTAATTTAAAACACGGAGGAGCAGCGTTAATAGATAGAAAAGATAAGAAACAAGCAATTGCTGAAATGATCAACTTCTCAAAAAGAATCAATGAGAAAAAGTGGTCTGCAACCATTTTTCCAGAAGGAACAAGAAGTAGAAATGGACAACCTAAAAGTTTTGCTTCAAATGGGCTTAAAATGCTTGTAAAGTATAATCCAGACACCTATGTAGTTCCTTTATCTATAAATAATTCTTGGAAAGTATTTAAATACGGGAAGTTTCCTTTAGGAGTTGGTAGTCCAATAAAAATTACTACCCACGAACCTATAAAAGTTGATAGTTTGCCTTTTGAGGAACTA
This genomic window from Tenacibaculum sp. 190524A05c contains:
- a CDS encoding lysophospholipid acyltransferase family protein, whose protein sequence is MKIISYILSTLFAIVFFIILLVFHPIQWIGLKLGGQELHQKVVNVMNWFLVKSLLILGVPVRVENNYDIPKNQTVIFVSNHQSMFDIPPIIWYFRKHCPKFVSKIELGKGIPSISFNLKHGGAALIDRKDKKQAIAEMINFSKRINEKKWSATIFPEGTRSRNGQPKSFASNGLKMLVKYNPDTYVVPLSINNSWKVFKYGKFPLGVGSPIKITTHEPIKVDSLPFEELLQKVEDTVKSGIQQ